One window of the Danaus plexippus chromosome 25, MEX_DaPlex, whole genome shotgun sequence genome contains the following:
- the LOC116775082 gene encoding protein DENND6A — MACGSENYDDCDILSLEEREFNVKWSRFSEWLHCICVVTFDLELGQAMECVYPPGVKLTDQEKCNICYLAFPDSNSGCMGDTQFHVRLRTRARLTPQQLNYNEDSVSTLRADSTHYWGFVYFRQVKDTSIPRGYFQKSIILLTRLPYINLFYKVIQLIAPRHFEDGERSLEAACHDINRWPPLDAGHNFLLPVLGTVFQSYIPNQQTGKVTRSDIIKQVHSPNIPHIVASIQDVNVFDALSSVISHLHLLWELVLTAEPIVVMASSPTECSSLVQALTYLIQPLSYSAEYRPYFTIHDSEFKEFTRKQFNPPCVILGVTNPFFTKTLQHWPHTIKLSDSSSVKTKLRKVGNMKQLDTAPGVYTQYKPFLEKDKAIIKKLHNGIRSDRPSEVQTAMVKRHLLELTQSFMIPLERYMASLMPLQKNISPFRAAPIPNPFNPEDFFSTLQQAGPHLTTGIKGDWIGLYRNFFRTPNFSAWFHERHKDLTNKLQALQLEALAGSDLKVWSVGKKEVEIVDMVLKLKEVLKNDVPVAGNTRTLLSRQLEDLNGVLAEDMKSLLNAAS, encoded by the coding sequence ATGGCTTGTGGCTCTGAGAATTACGACGATTGTGACATTTTATCTTTGGAAGAAAGAGAGTTTAATGTGAAATGGAGCAGATTCTCTGAATGGCTGCATTGTATATGTGTGGTAACCTTCGACCTGGAATTGGGTCAGGCAATGGAATGCGTTTATCCGCCAGGAGTAAAATTAACGGATcaagaaaaatgtaatatttgttacttaGCGTTCCCGGATTCAAATTCAGGTTGCATGGGTGACACACAGTTTCACGTGAGACTGCGGACTCGTGCTCGACTAACGCCACAGCAGTTAAATTATAACGAAGACAGCGTTTCTACCCTTCGTGCGGACTCCACGCATTACTGGGGCTTCGTTTATTTTCGTCAAGTCAAAGATACCTCGATACCGCGGGGATATTTTCAGAAAAGCATTATTCTATTGACACGATTGCCTTACAtcaatttgttttacaaagtAATACAGTTAATAGCACCAAGACATTTCGAAGATGGTGAAAGAAGTTTAGAAGCTGCTTGTCACGATATTAATCGGTGGCCGCCCCTTGATGCGggtcataattttcttttacctGTCCTAGGAACTGTTTTCCAATCTTACATCCCTAATCAACAAACTGGTAAAGTTACGAGGtcagatataataaaacaagtccATTCACCAAATATTCCTCATATAGTGGCTTCTATTCAAGACGTTAATGTATTTGATGCTTTGTCCAGTGTTATTTctcatttacatttattgtgGGAGCTAGTTTTGACAGCAGAGCCCATCGTTGTAATGGCAAGCTCTCCTACGGAATGTTCATCCCTAGTCCAAGCACTTACATACTTAATTCAGCCTCTGTCATATTCAGCGGAATACAGGCCGTACTTTACTATCCATGATAGCGAATTCAAGGAGTTCACTAGAAAACAATTCAATCCACCGTGTGTAATACTAGGTGTAACAAATCCATTCTTTACGAAGACCTTGCAACATTGGCCGCACACTATTAAACTGAGTGACTCAAGTTCAGTTAAAACGAAATTAAGAAAAGTTGGTAATATGAAGCAGTTAGATACTGCACCTGGTGTTTATACCCAGTACAAACCATTTTTAGAAAAAGACAAAGCCATAATTAAGAAACTTCATAATGGCATACGATCTGATCGCCCGTCTGAGGTTCAAACAGCAATGGTAAAGAGACACCTTCTAGAACTTACTCAGAGCTTTATGATACCATTGGAAAGATACATGGCATCATTAATGCCacttcagaaaaatatatcaccaTTCCGAGCAGCGCCAATTCCAAATCCCTTCAATCCTGAAGACTTTTTCTCTACCCTACAGCAAGCCGGACCCCATTTGACTACTGGGATTAAAGGAGATTGGATAGGCTtatatagaaacttttttaGAACACCAAACTTTAGCGCATGGTTTCATGAAAGGCATAAGGATCTGACAAATAAACTACAGGCATTACAGTTGGAGGCATTGGCTGGAAGTGACTTGAAGGTATGGTCGGTGGGTAAGAAGGAGGTTGAAATCGTAGATATGGTGTTAAAACTGAAGGAAGTTTTGAAAAATGATGTTCCTGTGGCTGGTAATACACGTACACTGTTGTCAAGACAACTGGAGGACCTGAATGGTGTACTCGCTGAGGATATGAAGTCATTACTAAATGCAGCCTCGTGA
- the LOC116775084 gene encoding mitochondrial import inner membrane translocase subunit Tim23, with the protein MSLLSDILPINKNEDKNKQASASLSPYLNFDPNYIPKMQPEFLYPDESHMASTARRSNVALPIIGMSFMTGSGMGGMAGLYKGLRATTLAGQTGKVRRTQLINYIMKQGTTTGCTLGILASFYSTLALGVTWLRDQEDTANTFIAATATGMLYKSTSGLRSMGLGAVAGLTLAGIYTLVTDNDNIWSKARYIRM; encoded by the exons ATGTCGTTACTTAGTGATATATTACCGATAAACAAGAATGAAGACAAAAACAAACAAGCTAGCGCAAGTCTCTCCCCATATTTAAACTTTGACCCTAACTATATACCAAAAATGCAACCAGAATTCCTTTATCCTGATGAGAGTCATATGGCTTCGACTGCGAGACGTTCAAATGTAGCTCTTCCTATTATCGGCATGTCCTTCATGACAGGATCAG gtATGGGAGGAATGGCAGGTCTCTACAAAGGATTACGAGCGACTACACTCGCTGGACAGACTGGCAAAGTCCGCCGaacacaattaattaattatataatgaaacagg GTACTACGACTGGGTGTACCCTTGGTATTCTCGCGTCCTTCTACTCAACCCTGGCCCTAGGAGTAACCTGGTTACGAGACCAGGAGGACACAGCCAACACATTTATAGCGGCAACCGCTACCGGCATGTTGTACAAGAGTACCTCTGGACTCCGTTCTATGGGCCTGGGCGCTGTTGCTGGCCTCACCTTAGCAGGGATATACACATTGGTCACcgataatgataatatttggAGTAAGGCGAGATATATAAGAATGTGA
- the LOC116775144 gene encoding stromal membrane-associated protein 1, protein MASKSEKERAKQIQDRCQNILIQLLKDEDNKYCVDCDAKGPRWASWNLGIFLCIRCAGIHRNLGVHISKVKSVNLDSWTTEQVVYLQQMGNSRARAVYEANLPDSFRRPQNDTSLEAFIRAKYEQKKYIAKEWVPPPMPKVNWDKEIDEELEKQKRKKRATTSGLGPLPAPSADKKYNKSDVIPSLPKPKSSVSPKLGRNTPTNQVETKTSDISADLLGLDTKQETKPPNNDDIFSSFFSAPQEKPAEKPAEVKPDLKTEEENFFKQPAPTEKEKSKLTKDSILALYSQTPANTLANQFNQVQPQPGNTLANQFNPVPSQPGLAMANQFTVPPQQSNTLTNQFNPVQPQTGNLGNQFNPVQSQSGAFGFGQVYQPPPPAAFNNMSMPNGMQTFNQFPPMANQFQPFQNQISQPLPQQAFPQNQQFFNAQQAPLSQQFSGLNLGQGFNAFPQNPNVASNTWQ, encoded by the exons ATGGCTTCTAAAAGTGAAAAAGAACGTGCTAAACAAATTCAAGATCGATGTCAGAATATTTTGATTCAATTACTTAAAGACGAGGACAATAAATACTGTGTTGATTGTGACGCTAAGG GTCCCCGCTGGGCGTCATGGAACCTGGGCATATTCCTCTGCATTCGTTGCGCCGGTATACACAGAAACCTCGGGGTCCACATCTCCAAGGTGAAGAGTGTGAATTTGGACTCGTGGACAACTGAACAAGTG GTATACCTTCAACAGATGGGCAACTCTAGAGCTCGTGCTGTCTATGAGGCCAATCTGCCGGACTCCTTCCGGAGACCTCAAAATGACACTTCGTTAGAAGCCTTCATTCGCGCCAAATACGAGCAGAAGAAATACATAGCGAAGGAATGGGTTCCTCCCCCTATGCCGAAAGTGAACtg ggATAAAGAAATAGATGAGGAATTAGAAAAACAGAAACGCAAGAAAAGAGCCACAACATCCGGTCTGGGGCCATTACCGGCTCCGTCAGCTGATAAGaagtataat AAATCTGATGTGATTCCGAGTTTACCAAAACCAAAATCGTCAGTCAGTCCCAAATTGGGTAGAAATACGCCTACCAATCAAGTAGAGACCAAGACATCTGATATATCTGCTGATCTTCTGGGCTTAGATACAAAACAAGAAACAAAACCTCCAAATAATGATGACATATTCTCTAGTTTCTTCTCAGCACCTCAGGAAAAACCAGCTGAAAAACCGGCGGAAGTCAAACCAGATCTTAAGACTGAGGAGGAAAATTTCTTCAAACAACCGGCTCCTAcggaaaaagaaaaatcaaaaCTTACAAAAGACAGCATACTTGCTTTGTATAGCCAAACACCAGCAAATACATTAGCAAATCAGTTCAACCAAGTCCAACCCCAGCCTGGTAATACTCTAGCCAACCAATTTAACCCTGTCCCGTCTCAGCCCGGCCTGGCAATGGCCAATCAGTTCACTGTCCCACCACAACAATCTAATACTCTGACCAACCAATTCAATCCTGTTCAGCCACAAACCGGTAATCTAGGAAATCAATTCAACCCAGTCCAATCCCAGAGTGGGGCGTTTGGGTTCGGTCAAGTCTACCAACCACCACCGCCAGCAGCATTCAATAACATGAGTATGCCTAATGGCATGCAGACTTTCAACCAATTTCCACCAATGGCAAATCAATTCCAGCCGTTCCAGAATCAAATATCCCAGCCCTTACCTCAACAGGCCTTTCCACAAAACCAGCAATTCTTCAATGCACAACAAGCACCGTTATCTCAACAGTTCAGCGGACTCAATTTAGGCCAAGGTTTCAATGCATTCCCACAGAATCCTAACGTTGCAAGCAATACATGGCAATAA